The Vibrio chagasii genome includes a region encoding these proteins:
- a CDS encoding riboflavin synthase subunit alpha: MFTGIVQTVANIAEVSDNNGIRTFVIEFPTGFCHELEIGASIAIDGVCLTVTELLSDVRVKFDVMLQSLLITTLSKYEVGQSVNAERAARDGAEIGGHPLSGHVDFNVAIIQISEIEDNYCVRLALPNEWKRYVFPKGYIAINGASLTVSDVNKVEGWFEVWLIPETRRMTVFSSKSVGNFVNIEIERGTQVVVDTVRDTLNENLGPLLPLFEKLLSEQGIDLDALGYKPNTLGFSSEPK; the protein is encoded by the coding sequence ATGTTTACAGGTATTGTACAAACCGTTGCTAACATTGCTGAAGTGAGCGATAACAATGGAATAAGAACGTTTGTCATAGAGTTTCCGACAGGCTTTTGTCACGAGTTGGAAATTGGCGCCAGTATCGCAATTGATGGTGTGTGTTTGACCGTTACTGAGTTGCTGTCAGACGTTCGAGTAAAGTTTGACGTCATGTTGCAAAGCCTATTAATTACCACGCTAAGCAAGTATGAAGTTGGTCAATCAGTGAACGCCGAGAGGGCGGCAAGAGACGGCGCTGAAATTGGTGGTCACCCACTTTCTGGTCACGTTGACTTTAATGTCGCGATTATCCAAATATCCGAAATTGAAGATAACTACTGCGTGCGCCTAGCTCTTCCTAATGAGTGGAAAAGATATGTATTCCCGAAAGGTTATATTGCAATCAATGGGGCTAGCTTAACCGTTTCTGACGTTAATAAAGTCGAAGGGTGGTTTGAGGTTTGGTTGATCCCAGAAACCCGTCGAATGACCGTCTTCTCATCGAAATCAGTAGGTAACTTCGTCAATATCGAAATCGAGCGTGGCACTCAAGTCGTCGTTGACACGGTGCGTGATACTCTAAATGAAAACTTAGGTCCATTGTTGCCTTTATTTGAGAAGTTACTTTCAGAGCAAGGTATCGATTTAGATGCATTGGGTTATAAGCCTAATACATTGGGTTTCTCAAGCGAACCAAAGTAA
- a CDS encoding GNAT family N-acetyltransferase, producing the protein MLETARTQIEAMGKQHAAALLQYHLENRCHLAPWSPMRDEQFYTLGYWEDFCHASEALFESGKEIKFVAIDKETREVVGVCSYTAIARGVFQACFLGYHMAQKYEGKGFMTEILEVTLRYMFDVVGLNRIMATYMPRNKASEKVLFKLGFEKEGYARKYLKIAGKWEDHILTSRISDN; encoded by the coding sequence ATGTTAGAAACGGCACGAACTCAGATTGAAGCAATGGGTAAGCAACACGCAGCAGCGCTTTTACAATATCACCTAGAAAATCGCTGTCATTTAGCTCCTTGGTCTCCCATGCGTGACGAGCAATTCTATACCTTGGGGTATTGGGAAGACTTTTGTCATGCCAGTGAAGCGTTATTCGAGAGCGGGAAAGAAATTAAATTTGTCGCAATCGACAAAGAAACGAGAGAAGTTGTCGGTGTCTGCAGTTACACCGCCATTGCTCGAGGTGTTTTTCAGGCATGCTTTTTGGGCTATCACATGGCACAAAAATATGAAGGTAAAGGTTTTATGACTGAAATTCTTGAGGTCACACTTCGATACATGTTTGACGTTGTCGGTCTCAATAGAATTATGGCGACCTATATGCCACGTAATAAAGCGAGTGAAAAGGTTTTGTTTAAGCTTGGTTTTGAAAAGGAAGGCTACGCCAGGAAATACCTGAAAATCGCAGGGAAATGGGAAGATCATATTCTTACCTCGAGGATTAGCGACAACTAG
- a CDS encoding GNAT family N-acetyltransferase has translation MEYALDTDPSDSDINEVRAGLIKHNTPFLEGIPKSQVGYYAMEEGVKVGGVIADLWGNWLLIKFLWVDDSMRDKQVGSQLLQHLEEYAQSQGCTSSLVDTLSFQAKPFYEKHGYQCQMVLENYPLDSSLAFLTKSLTE, from the coding sequence ATGGAATACGCGTTAGATACCGACCCATCAGATAGTGACATCAACGAAGTTCGCGCTGGTCTAATCAAACACAATACGCCATTTCTTGAAGGCATACCTAAATCTCAAGTAGGCTATTACGCCATGGAGGAGGGTGTTAAGGTTGGTGGTGTTATTGCGGATCTTTGGGGAAACTGGCTATTGATCAAGTTTCTTTGGGTCGATGACTCAATGAGAGACAAGCAGGTCGGCAGCCAGTTACTGCAACACCTAGAAGAGTACGCACAGTCTCAAGGCTGTACGTCATCACTGGTCGACACGTTAAGTTTTCAGGCCAAACCTTTTTATGAGAAGCATGGCTACCAATGCCAAATGGTGCTTGAGAATTATCCTCTAGACTCATCATTAGCGTTTCTCACCAAGTCGCTAACAGAGTAA
- a CDS encoding GNAT family N-acetyltransferase, protein MINIREMCIADYDSVINLWCETEGMSIRDADSKQSIATYLERNPGLSFVAESKQGVVGAVLVGTDGRRGYLQHLAVSTEFRGQNLGCQLVTEAVNALAGVGVSKTHLFVYNDNINAQKFYEKLGWFPRDEVRMYSFNSSGNSNA, encoded by the coding sequence GTGATTAATATTCGAGAGATGTGCATCGCCGATTATGATTCTGTGATTAACTTATGGTGCGAAACCGAAGGTATGAGCATTCGCGATGCAGATTCAAAACAGAGCATTGCAACTTATCTCGAGCGTAACCCCGGCTTGAGCTTCGTTGCAGAGTCTAAACAAGGCGTGGTTGGTGCGGTGTTAGTAGGGACGGATGGCCGTCGTGGATATTTGCAGCACCTAGCGGTCAGTACTGAATTTAGAGGACAAAATCTAGGTTGCCAACTAGTAACTGAAGCGGTTAACGCATTGGCTGGGGTAGGTGTCTCCAAGACACATTTATTCGTGTATAACGATAATATTAACGCTCAGAAATTCTATGAAAAGTTAGGCTGGTTTCCACGTGATGAAGTGCGTATGTATTCGTTTAATAGCTCGGGTAACAGTAACGCCTAA
- a CDS encoding 5-carboxymethyl-2-hydroxymuconate Delta-isomerase, whose product MPHCIIEHSSTINAEQLNKKVFLGALNSELFEADGRDIKVRSIAYENYQTGTEKEDFIHVTVRILSGRSDTDKAMLSETVMTQLLSLSLSRASITVEVVDMDRHGYAKVVV is encoded by the coding sequence TTGCCTCATTGTATTATCGAACACTCGTCGACGATTAACGCCGAGCAACTGAACAAGAAAGTGTTTTTAGGAGCACTGAACTCAGAGTTATTCGAAGCCGATGGACGAGACATTAAAGTTCGAAGTATCGCTTATGAGAACTACCAAACGGGTACAGAAAAAGAAGATTTTATCCATGTGACTGTGCGTATATTGTCTGGCCGAAGTGACACAGACAAAGCAATGCTTTCTGAGACAGTGATGACGCAATTGCTGTCTTTGTCCCTCAGCAGAGCATCGATCACCGTTGAGGTGGTAGATATGGACAGACATGGTTATGCAAAGGTCGTTGTTTAA
- a CDS encoding GNAT family N-acetyltransferase, translating to MKIVEAQHSDLESLFVHLDTQLSEIALEETPLFQPVSKSECKMSEAHKARFSDGFKFEFGENGWRKIWLAKDSNGAIRGHIDLRHHNGNYCSHRVLLGMGVDSSVRKQGLGSKLMNVATQYCRESEAIDWLDLNVLSNNLPAKNLYLRTGFTVVGEMEDYYRIDGQSVSELTMTLQTKG from the coding sequence ATGAAAATAGTAGAAGCACAACACTCTGATTTAGAGAGTTTGTTCGTACATCTGGATACACAGTTGTCAGAAATCGCATTAGAAGAGACACCGCTATTCCAACCAGTCTCAAAGTCAGAGTGTAAAATGTCTGAAGCACATAAGGCTCGCTTTTCTGATGGGTTTAAGTTTGAGTTTGGAGAGAATGGCTGGCGAAAAATTTGGTTAGCTAAAGATTCGAATGGTGCTATTCGTGGCCATATCGACTTGCGCCATCATAATGGTAATTACTGTTCTCACCGTGTGTTGCTTGGAATGGGCGTCGACAGCAGTGTGAGAAAGCAAGGCTTAGGCTCCAAGCTAATGAATGTGGCGACTCAATACTGCCGAGAGAGCGAAGCGATTGATTGGCTGGACCTTAATGTATTGTCAAACAACCTTCCGGCTAAAAATCTTTATTTGAGAACAGGGTTTACGGTTGTCGGCGAAATGGAAGACTACTATCGAATTGATGGTCAGTCGGTGTCTGAACTAACAATGACATTACAGACGAAAGGGTAA
- a CDS encoding VOC family protein, translated as MSKPIAILIHVPNIEQGLSWYQAAFPESVATYHPSSDFTTLDINGFSIEIVQADGKVGSGKKGTVLYWSTEDFDKSLLHFQLIGAQLYRGPMEIEGGLTMCQVEDPFGNLIGLRGIRKNIACNETRLDSE; from the coding sequence TTGAGCAAACCAATAGCAATTCTGATTCATGTCCCAAACATAGAGCAGGGACTAAGTTGGTATCAAGCGGCCTTTCCTGAGTCTGTCGCCACCTATCATCCGTCTTCTGACTTTACGACTCTAGATATCAATGGTTTTTCTATTGAGATTGTGCAAGCGGATGGGAAAGTTGGCTCTGGCAAAAAGGGGACAGTCCTTTATTGGTCTACAGAGGACTTTGACAAGTCACTTTTGCATTTTCAGTTAATTGGGGCTCAGTTATACCGAGGTCCAATGGAGATTGAAGGCGGGTTGACGATGTGCCAAGTCGAGGACCCTTTTGGAAACCTGATTGGTTTACGCGGCATTCGTAAAAATATCGCTTGTAATGAGACACGACTAGATAGCGAATAA
- a CDS encoding GNAT family N-acetyltransferase produces MITIERLNDAHIEQVNEIQLADEQVKFAGTAADFLSDGSETTHLHIIKYGSEVVGFFKLDVAYPAGYKFCPEGSVGLRAFALDKNQQGKGLGTGAVQALFPYLAANYEGYEWIYLTVNCKNPSAYRCYVKGGFEDTNEQYLGGAAGPQFIMRGAINA; encoded by the coding sequence ATGATTACTATAGAAAGACTTAATGATGCTCATATTGAGCAAGTTAACGAAATTCAGCTTGCGGATGAACAGGTTAAATTCGCAGGAACAGCAGCGGACTTTCTGTCAGATGGCAGCGAGACCACGCATCTACACATTATTAAATATGGCAGTGAGGTGGTGGGCTTCTTTAAGCTTGATGTTGCTTACCCAGCGGGCTACAAATTTTGCCCTGAAGGTAGTGTTGGCTTAAGGGCGTTTGCACTTGATAAAAACCAACAAGGAAAGGGGCTAGGTACTGGCGCGGTGCAAGCGCTATTTCCTTATCTAGCAGCCAATTACGAAGGGTATGAATGGATTTACTTAACGGTTAATTGTAAAAACCCCTCAGCCTATAGGTGCTATGTTAAAGGTGGTTTTGAAGATACCAATGAACAGTACCTTGGTGGCGCCGCTGGGCCACAGTTCATTATGCGTGGAGCTATTAACGCTTAA
- a CDS encoding VOC family protein: MKQNIVHIALVVKDYDEALDFYVNKLKFELIEDTYLPEEDKRWVVVAPPNSHGVSLLLARASKPEQLDFIGNQAGGRVFLFLNTDDFWRDYERMVSLGIKFVREPKEQAYGTVAVFEDLYGNLWDLLQLNPDHPMANR, translated from the coding sequence ATGAAACAAAATATTGTCCATATTGCACTTGTCGTAAAAGACTACGATGAAGCCCTAGATTTCTACGTGAACAAACTCAAGTTTGAGCTTATCGAAGATACCTACTTACCAGAAGAAGATAAGCGTTGGGTTGTAGTTGCTCCACCCAATTCACACGGTGTAAGCCTACTATTGGCGAGAGCATCCAAGCCCGAGCAATTGGATTTTATCGGCAACCAAGCTGGTGGCCGTGTGTTCCTCTTCTTAAATACCGATGATTTTTGGCGTGACTATGAACGCATGGTGTCTCTGGGAATCAAATTCGTTCGAGAGCCGAAAGAGCAAGCCTACGGAACAGTGGCGGTATTCGAAGACCTTTATGGAAACCTATGGGATCTTCTGCAATTAAACCCAGACCACCCGATGGCAAATCGATAA
- a CDS encoding HD domain-containing protein yields MEEIKGILQFMAEVEKLKDVHRQTKPVGLDRYENSAEHSWHVCLSALMLKDYANEEIDITRVMKMLLIHDLGEIDAGDTIIYASETEENKLKERNCVERLLGALPSHLRSEYLELWLEFEAGESPEARFGKAIDRVPPLLHNIHGGGHSWKKHNISKDKVLTFNGERISKGSKALWSELEVQLEAVADQGLLK; encoded by the coding sequence GTGGAAGAAATCAAAGGCATTTTGCAATTCATGGCTGAAGTGGAAAAGTTGAAGGATGTTCATAGACAAACGAAGCCAGTTGGTTTGGATCGCTATGAAAACTCCGCTGAGCATAGCTGGCATGTCTGTTTGAGTGCTCTGATGTTGAAAGACTATGCGAATGAAGAGATCGATATAACCCGAGTGATGAAGATGTTGCTGATACACGATCTCGGTGAAATCGATGCAGGTGACACGATTATTTACGCCAGTGAAACGGAAGAAAACAAACTTAAAGAGAGAAACTGTGTCGAGCGTTTGCTTGGGGCATTGCCGAGCCATCTAAGATCCGAATATTTGGAGTTATGGCTAGAATTTGAAGCGGGTGAGTCACCGGAAGCAAGGTTCGGTAAAGCGATCGATAGAGTGCCCCCTTTACTTCATAACATCCATGGTGGCGGTCATAGCTGGAAGAAGCACAATATATCTAAAGATAAGGTACTGACATTCAACGGTGAACGCATTTCTAAAGGCAGCAAGGCACTGTGGAGCGAACTAGAAGTTCAACTTGAAGCCGTCGCCGACCAAGGGTTATTGAAGTAA
- a CDS encoding GNAT family N-acetyltransferase, with amino-acid sequence MAFNYEEKVPNPAEFCEMRVKAKLSPKSLKAATIALPNSLYGISIRDGDQLIAMGRVVGDGACNFEVVDVAVDPTYQGQGLGRKVMEYIDNYLSSVALEGSYVSMIADEPVFYEKLGYKLVSPASQGMTKKFPPKRM; translated from the coding sequence ATGGCGTTCAATTACGAAGAGAAAGTCCCTAATCCAGCCGAGTTTTGTGAGATGCGAGTGAAAGCAAAATTATCACCGAAGTCACTGAAGGCAGCCACAATCGCTTTACCAAATAGTTTATACGGCATTTCTATTCGAGATGGTGACCAACTCATTGCGATGGGGCGTGTTGTTGGCGATGGCGCGTGTAATTTTGAAGTGGTTGATGTTGCAGTCGATCCAACCTATCAAGGGCAGGGTTTAGGTAGAAAAGTGATGGAATATATCGATAATTACCTATCTTCTGTTGCACTGGAAGGGTCGTATGTTTCCATGATTGCTGATGAACCGGTGTTTTATGAAAAGCTCGGTTATAAGCTTGTATCTCCAGCTAGCCAAGGCATGACAAAGAAGTTTCCACCCAAGCGTATGTAA
- a CDS encoding S66 family peptidase, whose product MIYPKALNIGDKIGFFSPSSPATVFAPNRFARAKNYLESKGFTLVEGSLTGKSDGYRSGSIQARAEELNQLIRDPEVRCIMSTIGGNNSNSLLPYIDYESLKKDPKIIIGYSDVTALLLAIHAQTGLVTFYGPALVASFGEFPPLVDQTFQSFSELLCESTSQHQYSMPKVWTDIKHDWETQNSAKPVYDNEWKFIGKGKVSGRVIGGNLSTMAGIWGSQYMPEILDGDIFLIEDSLKGIETVERSFAHLLACGVFDKVSAIILGKHELFDNKGTGRTPLDVLLEVLKGKSVPILYGFDSCHTHPMLVTPLGVQGSIDFDNQTFELRGPWVTNF is encoded by the coding sequence GTGATTTACCCAAAGGCTTTAAACATCGGTGACAAAATTGGTTTTTTCTCACCGTCTTCCCCTGCGACAGTGTTCGCTCCCAATCGGTTTGCCCGCGCTAAAAACTACTTGGAATCGAAAGGTTTCACCTTGGTTGAAGGCTCATTGACGGGGAAGTCTGATGGCTACCGTTCTGGCTCTATTCAAGCAAGAGCCGAAGAGCTAAACCAACTGATTCGAGATCCTGAAGTACGCTGCATTATGTCTACAATTGGCGGCAACAATAGCAACTCGTTATTACCGTATATTGATTATGAGTCACTCAAAAAGGATCCAAAGATCATCATCGGTTACTCCGACGTAACCGCGTTGCTATTGGCGATTCATGCCCAAACTGGGTTAGTAACGTTTTACGGCCCGGCACTTGTTGCCTCATTTGGTGAGTTTCCACCGCTGGTTGATCAAACGTTCCAATCATTTAGTGAGTTGTTGTGCGAGAGTACAAGTCAACATCAATACAGCATGCCCAAGGTATGGACGGATATTAAACATGATTGGGAAACTCAGAACTCCGCGAAGCCAGTCTACGACAATGAATGGAAGTTTATCGGCAAAGGAAAAGTCAGTGGCCGAGTGATTGGTGGTAACTTGAGTACGATGGCTGGGATATGGGGTAGCCAATATATGCCCGAAATTCTCGATGGCGATATTTTTCTTATCGAGGACTCATTGAAGGGTATTGAAACCGTAGAGCGGTCTTTTGCACACCTATTGGCTTGCGGAGTATTTGATAAGGTGAGCGCCATCATCTTAGGTAAGCATGAGTTGTTCGATAATAAAGGGACCGGACGAACGCCACTCGATGTGCTTCTTGAAGTGTTAAAAGGGAAAAGCGTGCCGATATTGTATGGATTTGATAGCTGCCACACTCATCCAATGTTAGTCACGCCACTTGGCGTTCAAGGGAGTATCGACTTTGATAATCAGACCTTTGAGCTGCGGGGACCTTGGGTTACTAACTTCTAG
- a CDS encoding GNAT family N-acetyltransferase produces the protein MEIISEIEVSKEQHQAITTLRNSAFPEHQVQRSYYKQLPHMRALKHHEGQLVGYLGLDYRMINVGGHAFKVLGVIDFCIAEDVRGKGLGSTMLSELDAYAKERDVDFIILISELHSFYSSHGYNRVVADHSWLRLNEHLSYGIAVEEVDDLYVKSISGVSWPSGNVDWLGYMY, from the coding sequence ATGGAAATCATATCTGAAATTGAAGTAAGTAAAGAGCAGCATCAAGCGATTACGACACTCAGGAACAGTGCATTCCCAGAGCATCAGGTTCAACGCTCATACTACAAACAACTCCCTCATATGCGCGCTCTGAAACACCATGAAGGACAGTTGGTTGGTTATCTTGGCCTTGATTATCGAATGATCAACGTTGGCGGTCATGCTTTTAAAGTTCTAGGTGTTATTGATTTTTGTATCGCCGAGGACGTTCGAGGTAAAGGTCTTGGTTCAACAATGCTTTCTGAACTCGATGCTTATGCAAAGGAGAGGGATGTTGATTTCATTATCTTAATCTCCGAGTTACACAGCTTTTATTCATCGCACGGTTACAACCGAGTCGTTGCCGACCATTCTTGGCTAAGGCTCAATGAGCATCTAAGTTATGGCATCGCGGTCGAGGAAGTTGACGACCTGTATGTCAAATCGATCAGCGGTGTCAGTTGGCCATCTGGGAACGTCGATTGGTTAGGGTACATGTATTAA
- a CDS encoding DUF302 domain-containing protein has translation MKKLLPLCAILLSASFSVAASDGLIKYQSNYSVKETADRFEEMAKSKGLTLFARIDHQKNASKVDLELRPTEVIIFGNPKVGTPLMQCAQEVAIDLPQKVLVTEDSNKKVWLSYNDPNYLVERHAINGCDEVIKKISGVLSKLSEATVAKTKS, from the coding sequence ATGAAAAAATTACTACCACTATGCGCCATTCTACTTTCTGCATCCTTTTCAGTTGCCGCTTCCGATGGTTTGATAAAGTACCAAAGTAATTACTCAGTGAAAGAGACGGCAGACCGTTTTGAAGAAATGGCCAAAAGCAAAGGTTTAACCTTGTTTGCAAGAATCGACCATCAGAAAAACGCGAGTAAGGTCGATCTTGAATTGAGACCAACGGAAGTCATCATCTTTGGTAACCCGAAAGTAGGGACACCATTAATGCAATGCGCTCAAGAAGTCGCGATAGATTTACCGCAGAAGGTGTTAGTCACGGAGGATTCTAATAAGAAAGTATGGTTGTCTTACAACGATCCTAATTACTTGGTAGAGCGTCACGCGATAAATGGCTGTGACGAGGTGATTAAGAAGATTTCAGGTGTGCTTAGTAAGTTGTCTGAGGCGACGGTTGCTAAAACGAAATCTTGA
- a CDS encoding PBPRA1643 family SWIM/SEC-C metal-binding motif protein encodes MSKLFFKGRIETRQNHVLAGYNVNRDVKAGTEEAPIKVTVQNEARKTEIETLAAEQKFFIDITIEAQQEENTVELDTFLNKPKTMTFEKTPNRNDPCSCGSGKKYKKCCA; translated from the coding sequence ATGTCGAAACTATTTTTCAAAGGCCGTATCGAAACAAGACAAAACCACGTTCTTGCAGGCTATAACGTAAACCGCGATGTAAAAGCGGGTACTGAAGAAGCACCAATCAAAGTAACGGTTCAAAACGAAGCTCGCAAAACTGAGATCGAAACACTGGCTGCAGAGCAAAAGTTCTTTATAGATATCACGATAGAAGCGCAACAAGAAGAGAACACCGTCGAGCTTGATACATTCCTAAACAAGCCAAAAACGATGACGTTTGAAAAGACACCTAACCGCAACGACCCATGCTCTTGCGGTAGCGGTAAGAAATATAAGAAGTGTTGCGCTTAA
- a CDS encoding nuclear transport factor 2 family protein — MTSKEVVLNFWDAMRTNDFAKASEWLAEDFQGYWPQSSELTVGRDNFTAINSEYPANDVWKFTLNSIVCEGDTVVTDVSVTDSVLNDRVITFHTVVDGLIQKQIEFWPDGFAPQEWRSQWVQLVSPESLNQ, encoded by the coding sequence ATGACATCAAAAGAGGTGGTGCTAAATTTTTGGGATGCAATGCGTACTAACGATTTTGCAAAAGCGAGCGAATGGTTGGCGGAGGATTTCCAAGGTTATTGGCCACAGTCATCTGAGCTAACCGTCGGGCGAGATAACTTCACAGCGATCAACTCTGAATACCCAGCAAATGATGTATGGAAATTTACGCTCAACTCGATTGTATGTGAGGGCGATACTGTTGTTACCGATGTGTCGGTGACTGACAGTGTTCTCAATGACCGTGTGATTACCTTCCATACCGTGGTTGACGGCTTGATCCAAAAGCAAATCGAGTTTTGGCCAGATGGCTTTGCTCCGCAAGAGTGGCGCTCACAATGGGTTCAGTTAGTCAGCCCTGAATCACTCAATCAATAA
- a CDS encoding glucose 1-dehydrogenase — protein sequence MNKVVIVTGGSRGIGAATSKLLAKQGYAVCVNFIQNESRAEALVSEIREQGGTAISVRADVSVESDVKSLFEIARNKLGPVTHLVNNAGILFTQSALEDIELDRFEKVMKSNVSSCFLCSKAFIKQADGAGSIVNVSSAASRTGAPFEYVDYAASKGAMDSLTKGLSLELASRNIRVNGVRPGCIYTEMHADGGEPGRVDRLASQLPLQRGGTPEEVANSIAWLLSDEASYVTGSFIDIAGGR from the coding sequence ATGAACAAGGTCGTAATCGTTACTGGAGGAAGCCGAGGTATTGGTGCTGCAACATCTAAGCTATTAGCAAAACAAGGCTATGCGGTTTGTGTCAATTTCATCCAAAATGAATCAAGAGCTGAAGCGCTAGTTAGCGAAATTAGAGAACAAGGCGGCACTGCTATCAGTGTGCGTGCTGATGTCTCGGTTGAATCAGACGTTAAATCCTTGTTTGAAATTGCACGCAATAAACTCGGGCCTGTGACTCATTTGGTAAACAATGCGGGCATCTTATTCACTCAATCTGCATTAGAAGATATTGAGCTTGATCGCTTTGAAAAGGTAATGAAGTCAAATGTGTCGAGCTGCTTCCTCTGCAGTAAAGCCTTTATCAAGCAAGCGGATGGTGCTGGCTCGATTGTGAATGTATCGTCTGCGGCTTCACGTACCGGAGCGCCATTCGAATACGTAGATTATGCAGCTTCGAAAGGTGCAATGGACTCCCTTACTAAAGGTTTGTCCCTTGAACTGGCGTCAAGAAACATCCGTGTCAATGGCGTAAGGCCGGGTTGTATCTATACTGAAATGCACGCCGATGGTGGTGAGCCAGGAAGAGTGGATAGGTTGGCTTCACAATTGCCACTACAACGAGGTGGTACGCCAGAAGAAGTCGCGAACTCTATCGCTTGGTTATTGTCAGATGAAGCTTCTTATGTGACAGGGTCATTTATTGATATTGCTGGTGGGCGTTAG
- the catB gene encoding type B chloramphenicol O-acetyltransferase — MNNYFESPFVGKSLKEQVTNPNIIVGEHSYYSGYYHKHSFDDCARYLLPDRTDIDKLIIGSYCSIGSGAVFMMAGNQGHQNQWVSTFPFFYQDDEKFEGAIDGFKRSGDTVIGNDVWIGTEAMIMSGVKVGDGAIIASRAVVTKDVEPYSIVGSNPARHIRYRFGETEIAQLLEMEWWEWNEEQIKGAMTLMCSSDIDGLYQYWKTFA, encoded by the coding sequence ATGAATAACTATTTTGAAAGCCCATTCGTGGGTAAATCACTTAAAGAACAAGTAACCAACCCAAATATCATCGTGGGTGAGCACAGTTACTATTCCGGCTACTATCACAAGCATAGTTTTGATGATTGTGCGCGCTACCTGCTTCCTGACCGAACTGATATCGACAAGTTGATCATCGGTAGCTACTGCTCGATTGGTTCTGGTGCCGTGTTTATGATGGCAGGCAATCAAGGTCACCAAAACCAGTGGGTCAGTACATTCCCATTTTTTTATCAAGATGATGAAAAATTTGAAGGGGCAATCGACGGCTTTAAACGTTCTGGAGACACTGTGATTGGCAATGATGTTTGGATTGGCACAGAAGCGATGATCATGAGTGGCGTAAAGGTTGGCGATGGGGCCATTATCGCCAGCCGCGCAGTTGTAACCAAAGATGTTGAGCCGTACTCAATTGTTGGTTCTAACCCAGCTCGTCATATCCGCTATCGTTTTGGTGAAACTGAAATTGCGCAGTTGCTAGAAATGGAGTGGTGGGAATGGAATGAAGAGCAAATCAAAGGTGCAATGACCTTAATGTGCTCTTCTGATATCGATGGCTTGTACCAGTATTGGAAAACCTTTGCTTAG